GACAATCGACGGCAGCATCTCGGATGGAAGCACTGGCCTGGGTGAACGAGAAATTACCCCGACTGCAGAAGACGGCGACACCGTTCGAATCAGCGTCTTGCTCTACGATGACGACGACGTCCCAGCAGAGCCAACGAACGAAAACGCCGACGAAGATGCCTACTTCTGGATCACCGTCACCGAGGATGCCGGTGACGACGAAGACGGCTAATCGCTGACGGCTTTTTGAGCTACGAGGTGTGAGCGTCTCTCGAGCGTCGCAGTTGACTGGAGCGGACAGTCTCGCTTGTGATCGCGTGCGTGTCCGGGTCCTTCTCCGAGAGGAGACAGTAGGTATGGCGTGGTACCAGAACAGGTGAATCTCGAGTGCGGAAGTCAATTATCGATGACGTGACGCTATCACACGGCAATCCACCCGTCGACACGGTTGCTGTCCAGCGTACAGCCGTGCTGTCTACAGTGTGGCTCACCCCCGACACACAGACGCTCGAGGCAGGTTTCGCGCTGGAAAGCGCTTGTGCTGAACACTCGAGGCTGACGAGTGAGAGTAGTCCAGACTCGAGGCTGACAAATCAGCAGCAGTCCAGACTCGAGGCTGTGGGACGCTCTCCTGACTCTGGAAGTGCTCGAGTCGCAAGTGGGACACAGCGCGGAGAACAGTTACACGGAGGGCTACGACGGACTGAACGCGATGGGTGCGTTATCGACCCGCGAGACCGAACGGAACCTGTAGATCCGGTCGGCGCGAGACGTGCTGTACAATCGAGATCGCGAGGATGACGAGACACAGCGCCAGAACGATTACCGGCGCAGCGGCGGCCGTAAGCGGACCCACGGCGAGCCAGGCAACGGCAAAGAAACCGACACCAGCGACCGTCGATGCCGCATAGAGGCGATGCCAGGGTCGGTCGGAGCCGAGGTGGCGGTCGAGATACGGCTCGAACACCTCATCGCTCGGCAACAACTCGATACGGTGGCCATCGGGATCCCAGTCGACGATCCCATGGTCCTCGAGCATCGGCAGGTGGGTCTGATATAACGAGATGTAGACCCGCCGGCGCTGCGTGCGGGTGACCTCGTCGGGGTCGGTGTCGTTCTCCCAGGCGGCTACCTGTTCGACGAGCGGTGCCAGATCGCAGCCGCCGCCACACTGTTTCAGGTATTGCACCGCCCGTCGTCGTCGAGCGTTACTGAACACATCGAACAGTTCGGCTTGTGTCAATTCGTGCTCAGACATGAGTGCCCTCGCGTTCCCGACTCGAATATCGTTCGGGGATGGTCGGATACCTCACAGTACCGATTCCCAGCCGCTGACCCTTTACTATCACTCGGCTACCGTTTCGAAATCGAATTGTACCAGTTGGCGTTCGTGACTGACGTCTGAGCCGACGTTTCAGCACGTCTCGGACCATCAGTGTCTCCGACACAGCGTCGCTGCGTCTCGAATCGCCACGCTAGTGAGAGGTTCAGCCAGTCCTCGAGCGGCCAGACGCGGCCTGTAGTTCTGGGCTACGGATCCGTCAGGGCCGGGATAACAAAACCTCGTTACCCGGTGTATCTGCATGATTCCCAAGCGGATCGAGTCTCCGATGACACAGCATTACCTACCACACCGAGTACGCGGTCACAGACGGACAACAGGCCCTCCATCAGCGTCTGCGCCTCGCTCGAGCGAGCGAACACGCGATGAGTATCTGTACAGGCCACGACAGCTGGGGGGTGCCCCGGATGAGTGAGGCACTTCCCAGCCAGGTCGTTCGCGGCGAGGATTGTGCAATCGACGACGAGGCAACCGTCGGCTACGGCGAGTTCGACGAACCGACGAGACTCGGCGACGAGGCGACGATCCGAGCCGGCGCAATCGTCTACGGCAACGTAACGGTTGGCGACGAGTTCACCACTGGCCACGACGTGCTCGTCCGCGAGAACACGACCATCGGCGACGACGTCCTCGTCGGGACGAAAACGGTCATCGACGGCGAGACGACCATCGGCTCGCACGTGAGCCTGCAGACGAACGTCTACATTCCGACGAACACGACCATCGGCGATAACGTCTTCATCGGCCCCAGCGCTGCCCTGACCAACGACGAGTACCCGGTCCGGACGGACAACGGACTCGAGGGGCCAACGCTCGAAGATGGGGCCTCAATCGGTGCGAACGCGACGCTACTACCCGGTGTGACGATTGGCGAGAACGCCTTCGTCGCAGCAGGGTCGGTCGTCACCGACGACGTCCCGGCGAACAGTCTCGCGGTCGGAACGCCCGCGACGATTCAGGACCTCCCCGAACCGCTCGAGGGACCGAACGAAATCGCGTGATAGCATGAGTGAGACGAACGTCGATACTGAGAGTGAGTCGGACCACGCCAGGCGCATCGACACGGAACCAACAGAGCCGCCGACGAGCGAGACGGCGGCGACCGAGGAACTCGAGGGCTCGGTCTCGATTGCAGAGCCGGACGTCAGTGACGCAGTCGTCGAGCGCGTCCAGTCTGTGATCGACGGCGGTGGGCTCGCAGACGGCCCCGAAGTCCGCGCCTTCGAAGACGAGTTTGCAACCTACTGTACTGCCGACCACGCCGTTGCAACCTCGAACGGAACGACCGCGCTGCACGCCGCCCTCGAGGCGTTCGGCGTCGGCGAAGGCGATGCGGTGATCACGTCTCCGTTCTCGTTCGTCGCGAGCGCGAACGCGATTCGGCTCGCTGGCGCGACGCCCGTTTTCGCGGATATCGACCCGGAGACGTACACGCTCGATCCCGATGCCGTCGAAGCGGTCCTCAAGCGCCGGTCAGACATCGTCGGCCTGCTGCCGGTGCATTTGTACGGACTGGCGGCGGACATGCCAGCCCTGAACGCACTCGCGGACGACGACGACCTGTTCGTCC
The Natronolimnobius baerhuensis DNA segment above includes these coding regions:
- a CDS encoding acyltransferase, with amino-acid sequence MSEALPSQVVRGEDCAIDDEATVGYGEFDEPTRLGDEATIRAGAIVYGNVTVGDEFTTGHDVLVRENTTIGDDVLVGTKTVIDGETTIGSHVSLQTNVYIPTNTTIGDNVFIGPSAALTNDEYPVRTDNGLEGPTLEDGASIGANATLLPGVTIGENAFVAAGSVVTDDVPANSLAVGTPATIQDLPEPLEGPNEIA
- a CDS encoding DUF7344 domain-containing protein, yielding MSEHELTQAELFDVFSNARRRRAVQYLKQCGGGCDLAPLVEQVAAWENDTDPDEVTRTQRRRVYISLYQTHLPMLEDHGIVDWDPDGHRIELLPSDEVFEPYLDRHLGSDRPWHRLYAASTVAGVGFFAVAWLAVGPLTAAAAPVIVLALCLVILAISIVQHVSRRPDLQVPFGLAGR